Proteins encoded together in one Marinithermus hydrothermalis DSM 14884 window:
- the casA gene encoding type I-E CRISPR-associated protein Cse1/CasA, producing the protein MTYSNLKEVNPLEKFNLLEESWIPVLKRGTVTEIGLAEALVQAHSIERIETPSPLEEAALHRLLLSVLHRALGGPRDVDGALDLLESGVFSKEKLEAYLDRYHKRFYLFHQQTPFLQIADLPEDPPPVPWVKLRPDLASGNNPTLFDHTTEASFPTASYGEAARALLVHQTFTTGGLLKRFKVTSAKGGPLAGAAAFLSTGKNLFETLLLNLVPYAPEDDFPVWEASPLRRTDVEGYQTAWPLSGTTRVYTWPARGVRLLDEGSGVRFMAYGPGVKPGEAYFRDPMVAYRQDKKGQMLPLRLSTERSFWRDFGAMLPAAGGAWPATLAHAEALLREQSLYFRDSIRHGLRVLGQVADQAKILDVRREVYPLPPGLLEATALSDLEVGLKRAEALGQGLRSLAWTVARGMLGEKDSKELSNFAASLPLERIFWAHLDGAFPGFMARLGQSGALKGWNESLARAALEAWEATRLFVGTGGRHLKALAEGEKRLGGLLREVRA; encoded by the coding sequence ATGACCTACAGTAATCTTAAGGAGGTGAATCCTTTGGAAAAATTCAACCTGCTAGAGGAGTCCTGGATCCCAGTACTCAAAAGGGGAACGGTTACGGAAATAGGACTAGCGGAAGCCCTTGTGCAAGCGCACAGCATTGAGCGTATAGAAACCCCTTCCCCCCTCGAGGAAGCAGCTCTCCACCGCCTTCTTCTATCCGTACTGCATAGAGCTCTGGGCGGGCCTAGGGATGTGGATGGAGCCCTGGATCTACTCGAGTCGGGGGTTTTCTCGAAAGAGAAGCTGGAGGCATACCTGGACCGCTACCACAAACGCTTTTACCTCTTCCATCAACAAACCCCTTTCCTCCAGATTGCGGACCTTCCCGAGGATCCCCCCCCGGTGCCTTGGGTCAAACTTCGTCCTGATCTGGCAAGCGGTAATAACCCCACCCTGTTCGACCATACCACCGAGGCTTCCTTTCCCACGGCAAGCTACGGTGAGGCGGCCAGAGCCCTCCTGGTTCACCAGACCTTTACCACAGGCGGGTTGCTTAAACGCTTCAAGGTAACTTCAGCCAAAGGAGGGCCATTAGCAGGTGCCGCAGCCTTCCTATCCACAGGAAAGAATCTCTTTGAAACCCTCCTCCTAAACCTGGTCCCCTACGCCCCAGAGGACGACTTCCCTGTGTGGGAGGCTTCCCCCCTTCGCCGAACGGACGTGGAAGGATACCAAACGGCGTGGCCTCTTTCCGGTACGACTCGCGTTTACACCTGGCCCGCTCGAGGCGTGCGCCTACTGGATGAGGGAAGCGGGGTTCGTTTCATGGCTTATGGGCCTGGAGTCAAACCTGGGGAGGCGTACTTCCGTGACCCCATGGTTGCCTACCGACAGGACAAAAAAGGACAAATGCTGCCCCTTCGACTGAGCACAGAACGGAGCTTTTGGCGAGACTTCGGAGCCATGCTCCCCGCAGCAGGCGGTGCGTGGCCTGCCACCCTAGCGCACGCGGAAGCTCTACTCCGAGAACAATCCCTTTATTTCAGGGACTCGATACGTCACGGCCTCCGGGTTCTAGGCCAGGTGGCGGACCAAGCCAAGATCCTGGATGTACGCCGGGAGGTTTACCCCCTGCCCCCAGGACTACTCGAGGCAACAGCGCTTTCCGACCTCGAGGTCGGTCTCAAGAGAGCAGAAGCTCTGGGCCAAGGACTGCGGAGCCTGGCTTGGACTGTAGCCCGAGGGATGCTGGGCGAGAAGGATAGCAAGGAACTCAGCAACTTCGCGGCTTCCCTCCCTCTGGAGCGGATTTTCTGGGCTCACCTGGACGGAGCCTTCCCCGGATTCATGGCCAGACTAGGGCAAAGCGGAGCCCTAAAAGGATGGAACGAGAGCCTCGCCAGAGCCGCACTTGAGGCTTGGGAAGCGACCCGACTGTTTGTAGGTACAGGAGGACGGCACCTGAAAGCGTTGGCAGAGGGGGAAAAGAGGCTAGGAGGACTCCTGAGGGAGGTGAGGGCGTGA
- the cas5e gene encoding type I-E CRISPR-associated protein Cas5/CasD: protein MPTLLLRLQGPMQSWGTRSRFDHRDTWPYPTKSGVLGLLAAALGRDRKEDISDLAALRMGVRVDQKGVLKVDYQTARNVLAADGRALRDVQSWRYYLSGAAFLAGVEGTEELLQQIHQALRNPRFPLYLGRKSYLPSPPPYLPDGLRPEELEEALRGYPYLLKEKPREDLLLALEAPPEQGRLVYDQPLAPFAQRRFGARYVREIVLPKEEVRLVDQQAGT, encoded by the coding sequence ATGCCCACCTTACTCCTTAGGCTCCAAGGCCCCATGCAGTCCTGGGGCACGCGGAGTCGCTTCGACCACAGGGACACCTGGCCCTACCCCACCAAAAGCGGGGTGCTGGGCCTCCTCGCCGCTGCCCTAGGCCGGGATCGGAAGGAAGACATCTCCGACCTTGCCGCCCTCCGCATGGGGGTACGGGTAGATCAAAAGGGCGTGCTGAAGGTGGATTACCAAACGGCCCGAAACGTGCTGGCCGCGGATGGACGCGCCCTCCGAGACGTACAAAGCTGGCGCTACTACCTATCCGGCGCGGCTTTCCTAGCGGGGGTGGAGGGAACAGAAGAACTACTCCAACAAATACACCAAGCCCTCCGAAACCCCCGCTTCCCCCTCTACCTGGGCCGAAAAAGCTACCTACCAAGCCCGCCCCCCTATCTCCCGGACGGGCTAAGGCCAGAAGAGCTAGAAGAAGCCTTGCGGGGCTACCCCTACCTCTTAAAAGAAAAGCCCAGGGAGGACCTCCTGCTAGCCCTCGAGGCTCCCCCAGAACAGGGCCGCCTGGTTTATGACCAGCCCCTCGCCCCCTTCGCTCAACGACGGTTCGGAGCTCGATACGTGCGAGAAATTGTCCTGCCTAAGGAGGAGGTGCGCCTTGTGGATCAGCAAGCTGGTACTTAA
- the casB gene encoding type I-E CRISPR-associated protein Cse2/CasB — protein sequence MKETAKRFVAYLEALKGQKAWTRARAALRRSLAFDPGAYPPAMPYVEPFVREEGWRREAHYLVAALYALKDGDHQEGRTLARALRGKAQDSASIERRFLALLDADRDQITHRLRQAVGLVEGGLDFALLLNDLIYWFYPEKTVQARWAREFFGTPSEGSGTEATEVTK from the coding sequence GTGAAGGAAACAGCAAAAAGGTTCGTGGCCTACCTGGAGGCGCTGAAGGGGCAAAAGGCCTGGACCCGGGCTCGAGCCGCCCTGAGGCGGAGCCTGGCTTTTGATCCTGGGGCTTACCCGCCCGCCATGCCTTACGTGGAGCCCTTCGTAAGGGAGGAAGGCTGGCGTCGAGAGGCCCACTACCTGGTGGCTGCCCTTTACGCCTTGAAGGACGGGGATCACCAGGAGGGGCGAACCCTGGCCCGTGCACTTCGGGGGAAGGCCCAGGACTCGGCCAGCATCGAGCGGCGCTTTCTAGCCCTTTTGGACGCGGACCGGGACCAGATTACTCACCGGTTGCGTCAGGCGGTCGGCCTGGTAGAGGGTGGTCTCGATTTCGCCCTACTCTTAAACGACCTCATTTACTGGTTCTACCCGGAAAAAACCGTACAGGCTAGATGGGCTCGTGAGTTCTTCGGAACACCAAGTGAAGGATCGGGAACGGAAGCGACGGAGGTGACGAAATGA
- the cas7e gene encoding type I-E CRISPR-associated protein Cas7/Cse4/CasC, giving the protein MKLLEVHILQTVAPNNLNRDDTGSPKDAFFGGYRRARVSSQAQKRAVRTAFKEQLLLSDAERAVRTKRLVEELVRRFPGVEEDKVRLAVENALNALGFGVKEGKTEYLLFLGNRELDRLAELIRDNLDALAVEKGKGKGKTGVSGELKKSLERVLDGGKAVDLALFGRMLADRPDLGVDAAAQVAHALSTHKVDREFDFYTAVDDLNPKEDTGAGMMGDVEFYSATLYRYAVVNLEQLLENLQGDKELAVKGARAFLEAFALTLPSGKQNSFAAHNLPLFIAFRAGEGLPRNLATAFEKPLRPRPDKALSTLSVEALLEEWEKFDSVYGPLFPEEKGAINLTEARLNNTLPELKDMQDLKARVEAALRLLLEG; this is encoded by the coding sequence ATGAAGCTTTTGGAGGTACACATCCTGCAGACGGTGGCCCCTAACAACCTGAACCGGGACGACACGGGAAGCCCCAAAGACGCTTTCTTCGGTGGATACCGGCGGGCTCGTGTCTCCAGTCAAGCCCAAAAACGCGCGGTGCGGACGGCCTTCAAGGAGCAGCTTCTCCTCTCCGATGCTGAGCGGGCAGTGCGCACCAAACGCCTGGTCGAGGAATTGGTCAGGCGCTTCCCTGGGGTGGAGGAAGATAAGGTCCGCCTGGCGGTGGAGAACGCCCTGAACGCCCTGGGATTCGGAGTGAAGGAAGGTAAGACCGAATACCTGCTCTTCTTAGGGAACCGGGAGCTGGACCGCCTGGCGGAACTGATCCGGGATAACCTGGACGCCCTCGCAGTAGAGAAGGGCAAAGGAAAAGGCAAAACCGGGGTGAGCGGAGAGCTGAAGAAGAGCTTAGAGCGGGTCCTGGACGGAGGCAAGGCCGTGGACCTGGCCCTCTTCGGGAGGATGCTCGCCGACCGGCCTGACCTTGGTGTGGACGCCGCCGCTCAGGTAGCCCACGCCCTCTCCACCCACAAGGTGGACCGGGAGTTTGACTTCTACACCGCGGTGGACGACCTGAACCCCAAGGAGGACACGGGAGCAGGGATGATGGGGGACGTGGAGTTCTACTCCGCTACCCTCTACCGCTACGCCGTGGTGAACCTGGAGCAGCTCCTCGAGAACCTCCAGGGGGACAAGGAACTCGCGGTGAAGGGCGCTCGAGCCTTCCTGGAAGCCTTTGCCCTTACCCTCCCCTCTGGAAAGCAAAACAGCTTTGCCGCACACAACCTGCCTCTCTTCATTGCCTTCCGTGCTGGGGAGGGATTGCCCCGAAACCTGGCTACGGCCTTCGAAAAACCCCTGCGCCCCCGTCCAGATAAAGCACTCTCCACGCTTTCCGTAGAGGCCCTGCTGGAGGAATGGGAAAAGTTCGACAGTGTCTACGGCCCCCTCTTCCCAGAAGAGAAAGGCGCGATCAACCTCACAGAAGCCCGGTTAAACAACACCCTTCCCGAACTAAAGGACATGCAGGACTTGAAGGCTAGGGTGGAGGCAGCACTGCGCTTGCTCCTGGAGGGGTGA